A genomic stretch from Lathyrus oleraceus cultivar Zhongwan6 chromosome 2, CAAS_Psat_ZW6_1.0, whole genome shotgun sequence includes:
- the LOC127122244 gene encoding uncharacterized protein LOC127122244, whose amino-acid sequence MDQMELENRELKDEVSKLTTLMESFIAAQNQPAPTYTNPQRTVISEIIVTPVPGFPTIQPAQAMHSRFMWGIPTNFVPEGYAPTATLMLTSNPIMSSPPPIMNAFPRVEETIYHFDPYEGPNVYEKIDEIKGQFQELRKELKTLRGKDLFGKSVVELCLVPKVKIPIKLKVPYFEKYKGNTCPLIHLVMYVRKMSTQTDNDQFLIHYFQDSLTGAALQWYMGLDTASVCTFNDLGEAFAKKYKYNVDMSPDRDQLRSMSQKDK is encoded by the coding sequence ATGGATCAGATGGAACTAGAGAACCGAGAGCTCAAGGACGAAGTTTCTAAACTCACCACTCTGATGGAGTCATTCATTGCTGCTCAAAACCAACCAGCTCCAACTTATACAAATCCTCaaaggacagtcatctctgagattaTTGTAACACCAGTACCTGGGTTTCCTACCATCCAACCTGCACAAGCTATGCATTCCAGATTCATGTGGGGAATTCCTACAAATTTCGTGCCTGAAGGTTATGCTCCGACTGCTACTCTTATGCTGACGTCTAACCCAATCATGTCTTCTCCTCCCCCCATTATGAATGCTTTTCCCCGTGTTGAAGAAaccatttatcattttgatccATATGAGGGCCCTAATGTGTACGAGAAAATTGATGAAATAAAAGGCCAGTTTCAAGAGCTGAGAAAAGAATTGAAGACCCTtagaggtaaagatttgtttgggaaaagtgttgttgAACTTTGCTTGGTGCCAAAGGTAAAAATCCCTATCAAATTAAAAGTCCCTtactttgagaagtataaagggaatacttgtccttTGATTCATCTTGTGATGTACGTACGTAAGATGTCGacccaaacagataatgatcagtttcttatccattattttcaagacagcttGACCGGTGCCGCACTTCagtggtatatgggtttagacacAGCTAGTGTTtgtactttcaacgacttaggtGAGGCCTTTGCCAAGAAATACAAATACAACGTAGATATGTCTCCCGATCGTGATCAGTTGAGGTCCATGTCTCAAAAGGATAAGtag